The Pseudomonas sp. FP198 genomic interval GTTCACATGCACGATCAAACCACGGCGGTCCGTGACCAGGACACCTTCGCGGGTGCAGTCGAACACCGCGGCGGCTTGGCGTAACCGTTCACGGTCGACATTGCCCGCGGCCTTCTCGAAAAAGCGTGTTATCCGCACCCGTGCGATGAAAATCAATCCGGCACTGACGAGTACCCAGGCATAACCGTTGATCAGTTGCCAACGCAGCCGATCGGCCGAATGATCGAAGAAACTGCTCAATAAATAACCAACCAGCTGCAGCCAGGCGACTGACAGCACCAGATAAAGCAGTGCCCCACGCATGGCAGCGCGGTGATAGACGGTCATGCGGTCATCCATGTCCCTGTAATGTGAGGGGATTATAGAGGAAGAAACATTCTGCCACTCTTATCTGAAAGGCCGACTGGTTTTATCGCCGGGGCCAGGGATAATGCAACGGCAGTTTTCATCTTTATCGAGGGCCCTACAGCCTATGTGGTACGAAGGTTTTCTTGGCTTGTCGGCCTGGTCGCTGGTGGCAGTCACCCTGCTGATGACTCACGTGACGATCATCAGCGTCACGGTCTACTTGCACCGGTATTCGGCTCACCGCTCCCTGGAACTCAACGCCGGTCTCAAACATTTCTTCCGCTTCTGGCTGTGGCTGACCACGGCACAGAATACGCGCGAGTGGACCGCCATCCACCGCAAGCACCACGCCAAATGCGAAACCGAGGACGACCCCCACAGCCCGGTGATCAAAGGCCTGTCTACGGTGCTGCGCAAGGGCGCCGAGCTGTACCGCGCCGAAGCGGAAAATCCGGAAACCTTGCGCATCTACGGCAAGAACTGCCCCGAGGACTGGATCGAACGCAACCTGTACAGCCGCTTCCCCCTCCTGGGCGTGGCGATCATGGGTGTCATCGACCTGCTGCTGTTCGGCACCATCGGCATCACTATCTGGGCCATCCAGATGATGTGGATCCCGGTCTGGGCCGCGGGCGTGGTCAATGGCCTGGGGCATGCCGTGGGCTACCGCAATTTCGAATGCCGTGACGCGGCCACCAACCTGGTGCCTTGGGGCATCCTCATTGGTGGCGAAGAACTGCACAACAACCACCACACCTATCCCAATTCGGCCAAGCTGTCGGTGCGCAAGTGGGAATTCGACCTGGGCTGGGCCTGGATCAAGGTCTTCAGTTTCCTGCGCCTGGCCAAGGTCCAGCGGGTCGCGCCGATCGCCCACCGGGTCGAAGGCAAGGGCCACCTGGACATGGACACCGCCATGGCGATCCTCAACAACCGTTTCCAGATCATGGCCCAGTACCGCAGGCTGGTCATCGCGCCCCTGGTCAAGCAGGAGCTGGAAAAAGTCGATCACTCGGTCCGACATCAGTTTCATCGGGCCAAACGCCTGTTGTCCCGTGAAACCAGCCTGCTCGACGAGCGCCATCATGTGCGCATCCAGAACATGCTGGAGCACAGCCAGGCGCTGAAGGTGATCTACGAAAAACGCCTGGCCTTGCAGCAGATCTGGGTCAAGACCAGCAGCAACGGCCACGACATGCTCGCGGCTATCAAGGAATGGGTCCACGAAGCCGAGGCCAGCGGCATCCAGTCACTGCGCGATTTTGCCGACCAGCTCAAGACTTATTCCTTGCGGCCGGCCACCGCCTGATCCCCTGTGGCGAGGGAGCTTGCTCCCGCTGGGCCGCGAAGCGGCCCCAAAACCTGCCGAATACGGAGCACGACGCATACCGCACCCGCCGGTTCACGACTGCTTCGCAGCCGAGCGGGAGCAAGCTCCCTCGCCACGAGTTCATTCCCACATGTTCGAACCGAAGCCCCCGCCCTTCGTCGCCTGAAAAGGAACTTCGCCCACAATCCCCTATCTCAAGAGCACTTCGCCATCCTGGCGGGCTTTGGAGTGAGCGCGTGCAAATCCATAGCAATGCACGTTCCTTGAGATTTGTGCCGATGGTCGACAAGAACCTACAGGATTCATCCCAGCCACATTGGCCCGAAGCGGCCCAGACACTCATGGCGCTGATGCACGCCCAAGGGGAAGTGGCGCGCCTGAGCGAGCGGGAGCAGTTGTTCAGTTCGTTGCTGGTCAGCGTCAACGCGGTGCTGTGGGCGTTCAATTGGGAAACCCGGCAAGTGCTGTACGTCAGCCCCGCCTACGAGCGGATTTTCGGCCGCCCCGCCGGCCTCGTGCTGGCTGACTACAACGAATGGCGTGACGCAATCTACCCGGACGATCTGGATTACGCCGAGCGCAGCCTGGCCGAGGTGTTGGTCAAAGGCGCCGTGGAAGATCGGGAATACCGCATCATCGCCGCCGACGGCCAGATCCGCTGGCTCAGCGATAAATGTTTCATCAATCGTCAGGCCGATCCGGGGCAACCGGTGATTGTGGTCGGCATCGCCGAAGACATTACCGAAAAGAAGCTGCTCGAAAGCGAACTGCAGCGGCTGGCGACCACCGACGTGCTCACCCAGAGCAGCAACCGCCGTCATTTCTTCGAGTGCGCCCATCGGGAATTCGAGCAGGCAAGGCTGCAAGGCACGCCGATGGCATTCCTGTTGCTGGACATCGATGACTTCAAACTGATCAACGACACTTACGGCCACCAGGAAGGCGATACGGTATTGCAAAAGATCGCCGAGAGCGGGCGGAGCGTGCTCAGGCGCGGTGACCTCTTCGGTCGGATCGGTGGTGAAGAGTTTGCCGCTGTTTTCCCCGGCTGTGCCCCGGACATGGCATTGCAGGTCGCCGAGCGCTTGCAGCGGGAAATCCAGCGCCTGGCGTTTCGCTGCGGGGAGCATGACTTCGGCATCACCGTCAGCCAGGGCCTGACTGGGATCAGCGCCGAAGACCAGACCCTCGACAACCTGTTCGCCCGTGCTGACGCGGCGATGTACGAGGCCAAGCGCCAGGGCAAGAACCGCATCATCGCGGCCTGAGTGTCTCACCATCAATCAACTGTAGGAGCGAGCCTGCTCGCGAATACGGTGTGTCAGTCGACTTATCCGTTACTGACACACTGCTTTCGCGAGCAGGCTCGCTCCCACAGGGGTCAGTGGTGAATTTACTGGCGGCGCAACCGCATCAACTCCGGCAGCCCGATCTTCAGCAAGCGCGCCGTGCGTCCCCGGGCCAGTTCTTCAAGCCCTTCGTGCGCGGGTAAATGAGCCATCTGCGCCGCCATGTTCATCACCAGCGCCTCGCGGGAATAAACCCCGCCACCGAGACCGTAGACCGCCGCGATCAACTCGCGCAGCTCCAGCGGCAAGCGCCAGCGGGTGCGCAGCGCCGAGCCAAAACCGGCGCCGAACTGTTCGAGCGAATCGCCGATTTCCTCCGGTTCGTCCAGCTCGCCGCCGGCCTGCTTCCATTCTTCCATGCAGCGCAGCAGTGCCAGGTCGCCCAAGCGATGCAACAGGCCGGCGCAATAACAGCGCTCCTGTTCCAGATCAAGCATGCGCGCCATCATCCGGGCGTACTCGGCGGTGTGCAGCGACAATTCCCAATAACGTTCGGCATAGTCCGCCAGCCAAGGCACGTTCAACCGGGCACAGCGCTTGAGGGTCAAGCCCAGGATCAGGTTCATGCTTTGCCCGGTGCCTAGCTGATGCAGCGCCTGGGCCACGGTCTGCACCGGACCGCCGCCCTGATGTTGCGCGGCGCTGTTGGCCGCGGCAATCAGCACGGCGGTGATCTGCGGGTCAGTACGGAGCTCTTCTTCCAGCAGTTTCAGATCCAGCCCACCAGGATTGAGACTGCGTTTGATCGCGACCTGCACATCGGTCATCAACGGCGCGCCTTCGGCCATGTCCCGTCGACGCTCCAGGAACGTCGCCAATGTGAGGCCCGGTCCTGGAATTGGCGCGGCGTTGGATGTGTCCTCGCTACTGAGAAGTAACCCCTGCAGACGCTGGGTCAGGTTTTCCCGGTTCAAGGGCGTGGTCAGATAGGCCGTCGGCGCCAGGGGCAAGACCTCGCGCACGCTGGCGCTGTCGTTGCGCCGGCTCACCAGGATGAACGGCAACACGGGCGTGCGGTGGTGTTGGCGCAAGCCACGCAAGATACTCAGGCCATCGACACCCGGCAGTTCCCAATCGGCGATCACCAGGTCGTAAGAATTATGCGCCAGCAGCTCCAAGGCCTGCCGTCCCTCGCCACAAGTGTCTATCCGCGCATCGCAACGCACTCCGGACAGCACCTGCTCAAGCAGCTCCCTGGACGCCGGATCGGCCTCGGCAATCAACACACGCGGTACAGCGGGTAAATCCACAGCAGTCATGCCGCATCGCTCCCTTGCAATACATGCACCTTAGACAATAACGGCCATTCCAGACAGGTCGAAACCACCGTGGATCTGTAGCCGAATATGAAAAAACCCGCCGAAGCGGGTTTCTTGTGGATCAGCACACAGCTCAGAGCTCAGAGCTCAGAGCTCGTAAATATCAAAGCTCGGAGAAACACTCTTCGATGATTGCCAGGCCTTTGTCCAGTTGCTCATCCGGCGAAGTCAGCGGCACCAGCACGCGCAGGACGTTGCCATAGGTCCCGCAGGACAGCAGGATCAAGCCCTTGTCGCGCGCCTTGGCCACTACTTGCGCAACGGCGGCAGCGTTCGGCTTGTGGGTGTCGCCATCTTCGAACAGCTCCACGGCGATCATGGCGCCCAAGGCACGGACTTCACCGATGACCGGGTATTTCTTCTGGATAGCCTTGAGGCCAGTCACCAGGCGCTCGCCAACGGCCTTGCAACGATCCAGCAGGTGTTCTTCTTCGAACACGTCCATCACCGCCAGCGCAGCGGCGCAGGCAATCGGGCTGCCGGCGTAGGTGCCGCCGAGGCCGCCTGGCGCAATGGCATCCATGTATTCGGCCTTGCCGCACACGCCGGCCAGCGGGAAACCGCCGGCAATGGATTTGGCAAAGGTGGTCAGGTCGGCGGCGACGCCCATCTGCTCCATGGCGAAGAACGTACCGGTACGACCGGCGCCGGTTTGCACTTCGTCGGCAATCAGCAGGATCCCGTGCTGGTCGCACAGGGCGCGCAGGCGCTGCATGAAGGCCTTCGGCGCCACATAGAAGCCACCCTCGCCCTGGACCGGCTCGATGATGATGGCGGCGATGTCGCGTGGCTCGGCGTCGTTCTTGAAGATGCGTTCGATGCTGGCGATGGAGTCGTCAACGCTCACGCCATGCAGCTCGTTCGGGTACAGCGCGCGGAAAATGCCGCCAGGCATCAGGCCCATGCCGGCCGAGTAAGGCACGACCTTACCGGTCAGGCCCAGGGTCATCATGGTACGACCGTGGTAAGCGCCGGTGAAGGCGATCACACCGGCACGGCCAGTGGCGGCACGGGCGATCTTCACGGCGTTTTCCACCGCTTCGGAACCGGTGGTCACCAGCAGGGTTTTCTTGGCGAAATCACCCGGGACCTTGGCGTTGATTTTTTCGCACAGCTCCACGTACGGCTCGTAGGCCAGGACCTGGAAGCAAGTGTGGGTCAGCTTGTTCAGCTGTTCGGTGACGGCGGCGATGATGTTCGGGTGCACGTGGCCGGTGTTCAGTACGGCGATACCACCGGCGAAGTCGATGAATTCACGACCTTCAACGTCGGTAACCGTGGCGTTCTTCGCCGATTCGGCAAAGATCGGGTGAATCTGGCCGACACCGCGGGGAACAGCGGCGGTACGGCGGGCCATCAGGTCTGCGTTGGTCTTGCTCATTAAAAATGTCCTCATTCGCCGCTCATCGGTCGGCGTGGCTCAAGGAATACATGGCGGGGAGGCAGCTGCGACAGCATGCGATGATCGACTGCCGCAGCGTTCCGGCCACAAGAAACAGAACGGGGTAAAACGCGCAAAGGGACAGCGCTCTCGTGCCCTTTGCGCTTGTAGCAGATCAGATACCCAGGCAGAGGTATTTGATTTCCAGGTAATCCTCGATGCCGTACTTGGAGCCCTCACGGCCCAGGCCCGAAGCCTTGATGCCGCCAAACGGCGCGACTTCGTTGGAGATCAAACCGGTGTTGACGCCGACCATGCCGTATTCGAGGGCTTCGGCCACACGGAACACACGGCCCAGGTCGCGGGCATAGAAGTACGAAGCCAGGCCGAACTCGGTGTCGTTGGACATCGCGATCACTTCGGCTTCGTCTTTGAAGCGGAACAGCGGCGCCAATGGGCCGAAGGTTTCTTCCTTCGCCACGGCGGCATTTTTCGGCACGTTGGTCAGGATGGTCGGCTCGAAGAAATTGCCTTCCATCGGCTTGCCGCCCGACAGCACGGTCGCGCCTTTGCTGACCGCATCGGCGATATGTTCCTGTACCTTGGCAACCGCTTTTTCGTCGATCAACGGACCGGTAGTGATGCCGTCTTCCAGACCGTTGCCGATCTTGAGCTTGGCCACCGCTGCCTTGAGTTTCTCGGCGAAGGCGTCGTACACCGAATCCTGGACGTACAGGCGGTTGGCGCAGACGCAGGTCTGGCCATTGTTACGGTATTTGGAAATGATCGCGCCTTCGACGGCCTTGTCCAGGTCCGCGTCGTCGAACACGATGAACGGCGCGTTGCCGCCCAGTTCCAGGGAAACCTTCTTGATGTCCTTGGCGCATTCGGCCATCAACTGGCGACCGATCTCGGTCGAACCGGTGAAGGACAGCTTGCGCACGATCGGGTTGCTGGTCAGCTCGCCACCGATGTCGCCGGCACTGCCGGTGACCACGCTCAACACGCCTTGCGGGATGCCGGCACGGTGCGCCAGCTCCACCAGGGCCAGCGCCGAGAACGGCGTCTGCGAAGCCGGCTTGATGACCATGGTGCAACCGGCGGCCAGGGCCGGACCGGCCTTGCGGGTGATCATCGCGGCCGGGAAGTTCCACGGCGTAATCGCGGCGGTCACACCGATTGGTTGCTTGATCACGATCAGGCGCTTGTCCGGCTGGTGGCCGGGAATCACATCACCGTAGATGCGCTTGGCTTCTTCGGCGAACCATTCGATAAAGGAGGCGGCGTAGACGATCTCGCCCTTGGCTTCGGCCAGCGGCTTGCCCTGCTCCAGGGTCATCAGGCGACCGAGGTCGTCCTGGTTTTCGATCAGCAATTCATACCAGCGACGCAGCTTGTTGGCGCGCTCCTTGGCGGTCAACCCACGCCAGGCCGGCAGCGCCTTGTCGGCGGCTTCGATCGCGCGACGGGTTTCGGCAGCGCCCATCTTCGGCACTGTGCCCAATACTTCGCCCGTTGCCGGGTTGGTGACCTTGATCGTCTGACCATTGTCCGCATCGACCCAAGCGCCATCGATAAAGGCTTGCTGGCGGAACAACTGGGTGTCTTTAAGCTGCATGTCGGCTTTCCTTAACAGCACCGCGCGCACGCGGAGCGAATTAGAGTTGTAGAAAGGCGCCTCATGGGCTGCCGTCAGGGAAATCATCCACCGGGCTGAAGCACAGAAATAACGCACATAAGCACAGACGTGCGGTTCAGCACCCAGACAAGAGCGTTTGAAATCTCAAACGAATCCTAGGGCCGATGGGGTTGGAGGACAATAGGCTGTTCGAAAAAAAGAACGAAAAAGCTGCATTTGCCTGTTTTTTCTGATCAGCGTAGCCAACAGCCGCCGAGCGAGGCGAAAACAAACGGCAAATCAGCAGCATGGACGCCCGCCATGCTTATGAGTATCATGGCGCCCGCGTTGCACCAGTAGCTCAGCTGGATAGAGTACTGCCCTCCGAAGGCAGGGGTCGTGGGTTCGAATCCCGCCTGGTGCACCAGACATGAAAAATCAAAAGCCCCAGTCCTCACGGATTGGGGCTTTTTTGTGGCGCTGTCCTTACCCGATTCTGAACTGGGTAGTTTTGGGGCTGCTGCGCAGCCCAGCGGGAGCAAGCTCCCTCGCCACGCGCACTCTCTCTCATCGCTTGCGCAACGCCTCCAACCGCGCCGGCAGGTCTTCCTTGGGAAAGCGCTTGTGCAGCGCCAGCAGTTTTTCATCAGCGGCCTTGCTATCCCCCGCCTCGCGCAATCGCAGCACCTCAAGCAGCTCCTGCTCAAGTGTTGGCACTGCGGCGGGCGCGGCGTTGCTCATTTTCGCCGCGGGCTTATCCGCCAACGCTTGTATCGGGCTGGCCGGAGCTCGGGCCAGTTCGCCCTGGGGCGCCATGCGAGTGACCGGTGCGGGGGCCGGCAGCGGCGTAGCGGCAACCGAGGGCTGTTGCCGATCAGCGGAAAACTCCATCGAGGCGGGTGAAGCCAGTTGCTCCTCGGTCGACGTACGCAGCACCAGGCCGATCATCAGCGCCACACCGGCAACGGTGGCGAATGCCATTTGCCAACGGGGTCGCTGACAAGCCTGCAGCCAGCGCTGCCACAGGCTCGGCGCCGGCGTCGGGGCTTCACGGCGGGCGGTGGCCAGGATGAAGGCGTCCATGGAGGCCGGCGGCTCGCCGCTGGCGTGTTGGCGGAAATGCTCGACCAGCGTTTCGTCGATGGAATCCGGCGTCTGTTTGGGGTCGATCATGCGGGTACCTCCTCGGCCAACAGGCGATGCAGTTTCTGTTGGGCGTAACGCAAGCGGCTCTTGACCGTTTCCAGCGGAACGCCGGTCAGGGCAGCGATCTGTGGCAGTTCGAGATCACCGTGCAGGCGCAGCAGGAACACTTCCCGCTGATCCTCGGGCAAGGCCTGCAATGCGGCGTCCAGACGGGCCTGGTCGCGACTCAGGCTCAACTGTTGCTCAGGGTTGCCGGTGTCGTCGGGCTGGACATGAAGCTGCTCGTCATAGCTGTCGTGCAGCGGATTGTGGACGCCGTGCTTGCGCCAGTGGTCGATCAAGCGGTTACGGGCAATCTGGAACAACCATGTACGAAAACTCGCCCGGCCTTGTGGCTGAGTGGTGCTGCGGATCAGGCTGAGCCAGGTGTCCTGGAAAATTTCCTCGGCCAGTTCGGCCTTGTTGCTCAAGGACACCAGAAAACGATAAAGCCCTTGCCGATGGCGGGCGTACAGGGCTTCGAAACAAGCCCCGTCGCCTTCGCGATAGCGGGCCAGCAGCGATTCGTCGCTGGGAGAATCAAGCGCAGCGGGCATTTCGATGACGAACTCCTTTGTCATTGCAACACGGTCCTGGCGACGACAGGGGAAGCCTGTGGGAGCGAGCTTGCTCGCGATAGTGTCGGTCCAGTCGGCATTGATGTGACTGGTACACCGCCATCGCGAGCTCGCTCCCACAGTTGATCCCCATTGTGGCCGGGATCAGCGTTTGGCCGCAGGTTCGAGGCTCTGGGCCAGCTCCACCAGTTGCACGAACTCGGCACGCAGCCCGAACGGATCGTCACCGCGGGCCGAGCGCGCCAACTGCGCGGTATCCTTCAAGGTCATCTGCCCAGTGTAGCGTCCATCGCCCTTGAGCTGTTGGGCGAAGGCCGCCACGGCGGCGGAGAAACGCAGGTCATCGCTGGGCTTGTCATTGCGCGGTAAGAGGGCAATAGGATGTTCGATCAACCGGCTGCTACCGCCTTCCGCCGGTTTGTAGCGTACGCGCAACATCGCCAGTTCGCCGGACTTGCCGTCCGCCTTGGGCGCGTTCCCATAACGCAGCGGCTCCAACCAGCCCTCCTCTCCTTTCGGGACAATTTCATACAGCGCGGTCACGGTATGCCCAGCGCCGATCTCGCCTGCGTCGACCTTGTCGTTGCTGAAATCCTCACGTTTCAACGCGCGGTTCTCATAACCCAGCAGTCGATATTCGCTGACCTGGGCGGGGTTGAACTCCACCTGCAACTTCACGTCTCGCGCTACCACCGCCAGGGTGGAGCTGAGCTGGTCCACCAGGACCTTGCGCGCTTCGAGCAGGTTGTCGATGTACGCGTAGTTACCGTCACCGGCGTCAGCCAGTTGCTCCATCAGGTGTTCGTTGTAGTTATCCACACCGAAGCCCAGTGTCGTCAGGGAAACGCCGCTTTTGCGCTGATCCACGGCCATCTGCTTGAGGCTGTCGAAATCACTGATGCCGACGTTGAAGTCACCATCGGTGGCCAGCAGGATGCGGTTGATGCCTTTGTCGATAAAACTTTCCCGAGCCATCTGGTAGGCCAGCTCGATGCCCGAGGCGCCGGCAGTGGAACCGCCTGCACTCAGTTGATCGATGGCGTTGCGGATCTTCACCTTGTCGCTACCCGAGGTAGGCTTGAGCACTACCCGCGACTCACCGGCATAGACCACCAGGGACACCCGGTCCTGATCGCGCAATTGGTCCACCAGCAATTTCAGCGTGCTCTTGACCAGCGGCAGGCCTTCGCGACGGTTCATCGAGCCGGACACATCCACCAGAAATACCAGGTTGGCCGGGGCCAGGTCTGAGACGGCGCGGTCAGACGCCTTGATGCCAACGCGTAACAAACGGGTGTGGGGATTCCAGGGCGATGGCGCGATTTCGGTGGTCACGCCAAAGGGCGAACCGTCGGTGGGCAACGCGTAGTGGTAAGGAAAGTAGTTGACCATTTCCTCCAATCGCACAGCGCCCTCGGGTGGCAAGTTGCCTTGGTTGAGGAAACGTCGCACGTTGGCATAGCTGCCGGTATCGACATCCACACTGAAGGTCGAGACCGGTGTCTCGGCGACGCTGTGGACAGGATTTTCCGGCAGCTTCTCGTACTGTTCGCGCGGCTCGCTGCGGTAATCATTGGAAATAACATCGCCCATCGGCGCAGGCATTGAGGCCGGAGCGGCCATGCGCTTGGCCACAGGCTGGCGCACGTAGGCGATCTCCCCTTGCGGCGCGACGATGGGCGCCGCCGCCACCGGTTCCGCCGACTTGGCAGCCTCACGGGACGAAGACATCCCACAGCCGGCCAAAGCCACCAGCAGGGTGACGGCAAAGCCCTGGGTGGCAGGACGTATATACGAAAGCGGACGGGACATGGGCTGAACCTCGTGAGTGGATGATCCGTTCACAAGGTCAGACGCAAGAGATCAGTGGTTCGGGTTAACGACCAGAAAATTTTCTAGGCACTTGTCCTCTCAGCGGCGGCAATTAGCCTCAGCGAGACGGAATGGCCCGCAGGTCATCGGCGATGAAACGGCTCAACTG includes:
- the gabT gene encoding 4-aminobutyrate--2-oxoglutarate transaminase; its protein translation is MSKTNADLMARRTAAVPRGVGQIHPIFAESAKNATVTDVEGREFIDFAGGIAVLNTGHVHPNIIAAVTEQLNKLTHTCFQVLAYEPYVELCEKINAKVPGDFAKKTLLVTTGSEAVENAVKIARAATGRAGVIAFTGAYHGRTMMTLGLTGKVVPYSAGMGLMPGGIFRALYPNELHGVSVDDSIASIERIFKNDAEPRDIAAIIIEPVQGEGGFYVAPKAFMQRLRALCDQHGILLIADEVQTGAGRTGTFFAMEQMGVAADLTTFAKSIAGGFPLAGVCGKAEYMDAIAPGGLGGTYAGSPIACAAALAVMDVFEEEHLLDRCKAVGERLVTGLKAIQKKYPVIGEVRALGAMIAVELFEDGDTHKPNAAAVAQVVAKARDKGLILLSCGTYGNVLRVLVPLTSPDEQLDKGLAIIEECFSEL
- a CDS encoding sensor domain-containing diguanylate cyclase yields the protein MVDKNLQDSSQPHWPEAAQTLMALMHAQGEVARLSEREQLFSSLLVSVNAVLWAFNWETRQVLYVSPAYERIFGRPAGLVLADYNEWRDAIYPDDLDYAERSLAEVLVKGAVEDREYRIIAADGQIRWLSDKCFINRQADPGQPVIVVGIAEDITEKKLLESELQRLATTDVLTQSSNRRHFFECAHREFEQARLQGTPMAFLLLDIDDFKLINDTYGHQEGDTVLQKIAESGRSVLRRGDLFGRIGGEEFAAVFPGCAPDMALQVAERLQREIQRLAFRCGEHDFGITVSQGLTGISAEDQTLDNLFARADAAMYEAKRQGKNRIIAA
- a CDS encoding RNA polymerase sigma factor; the encoded protein is MPAALDSPSDESLLARYREGDGACFEALYARHRQGLYRFLVSLSNKAELAEEIFQDTWLSLIRSTTQPQGRASFRTWLFQIARNRLIDHWRKHGVHNPLHDSYDEQLHVQPDDTGNPEQQLSLSRDQARLDAALQALPEDQREVFLLRLHGDLELPQIAALTGVPLETVKSRLRYAQQKLHRLLAEEVPA
- the desA gene encoding delta-9 fatty acid desaturase DesA yields the protein MWYEGFLGLSAWSLVAVTLLMTHVTIISVTVYLHRYSAHRSLELNAGLKHFFRFWLWLTTAQNTREWTAIHRKHHAKCETEDDPHSPVIKGLSTVLRKGAELYRAEAENPETLRIYGKNCPEDWIERNLYSRFPLLGVAIMGVIDLLLFGTIGITIWAIQMMWIPVWAAGVVNGLGHAVGYRNFECRDAATNLVPWGILIGGEELHNNHHTYPNSAKLSVRKWEFDLGWAWIKVFSFLRLAKVQRVAPIAHRVEGKGHLDMDTAMAILNNRFQIMAQYRRLVIAPLVKQELEKVDHSVRHQFHRAKRLLSRETSLLDERHHVRIQNMLEHSQALKVIYEKRLALQQIWVKTSSNGHDMLAAIKEWVHEAEASGIQSLRDFADQLKTYSLRPATA
- a CDS encoding HDOD domain-containing protein, translated to MTAVDLPAVPRVLIAEADPASRELLEQVLSGVRCDARIDTCGEGRQALELLAHNSYDLVIADWELPGVDGLSILRGLRQHHRTPVLPFILVSRRNDSASVREVLPLAPTAYLTTPLNRENLTQRLQGLLLSSEDTSNAAPIPGPGLTLATFLERRRDMAEGAPLMTDVQVAIKRSLNPGGLDLKLLEEELRTDPQITAVLIAAANSAAQHQGGGPVQTVAQALHQLGTGQSMNLILGLTLKRCARLNVPWLADYAERYWELSLHTAEYARMMARMLDLEQERCYCAGLLHRLGDLALLRCMEEWKQAGGELDEPEEIGDSLEQFGAGFGSALRTRWRLPLELRELIAAVYGLGGGVYSREALVMNMAAQMAHLPAHEGLEELARGRTARLLKIGLPELMRLRRQ
- a CDS encoding VWA domain-containing protein, which encodes MSRPLSYIRPATQGFAVTLLVALAGCGMSSSREAAKSAEPVAAAPIVAPQGEIAYVRQPVAKRMAAPASMPAPMGDVISNDYRSEPREQYEKLPENPVHSVAETPVSTFSVDVDTGSYANVRRFLNQGNLPPEGAVRLEEMVNYFPYHYALPTDGSPFGVTTEIAPSPWNPHTRLLRVGIKASDRAVSDLAPANLVFLVDVSGSMNRREGLPLVKSTLKLLVDQLRDQDRVSLVVYAGESRVVLKPTSGSDKVKIRNAIDQLSAGGSTAGASGIELAYQMARESFIDKGINRILLATDGDFNVGISDFDSLKQMAVDQRKSGVSLTTLGFGVDNYNEHLMEQLADAGDGNYAYIDNLLEARKVLVDQLSSTLAVVARDVKLQVEFNPAQVSEYRLLGYENRALKREDFSNDKVDAGEIGAGHTVTALYEIVPKGEEGWLEPLRYGNAPKADGKSGELAMLRVRYKPAEGGSSRLIEHPIALLPRNDKPSDDLRFSAAVAAFAQQLKGDGRYTGQMTLKDTAQLARSARGDDPFGLRAEFVQLVELAQSLEPAAKR
- the gabD gene encoding NADP-dependent succinate-semialdehyde dehydrogenase — translated: MQLKDTQLFRQQAFIDGAWVDADNGQTIKVTNPATGEVLGTVPKMGAAETRRAIEAADKALPAWRGLTAKERANKLRRWYELLIENQDDLGRLMTLEQGKPLAEAKGEIVYAASFIEWFAEEAKRIYGDVIPGHQPDKRLIVIKQPIGVTAAITPWNFPAAMITRKAGPALAAGCTMVIKPASQTPFSALALVELAHRAGIPQGVLSVVTGSAGDIGGELTSNPIVRKLSFTGSTEIGRQLMAECAKDIKKVSLELGGNAPFIVFDDADLDKAVEGAIISKYRNNGQTCVCANRLYVQDSVYDAFAEKLKAAVAKLKIGNGLEDGITTGPLIDEKAVAKVQEHIADAVSKGATVLSGGKPMEGNFFEPTILTNVPKNAAVAKEETFGPLAPLFRFKDEAEVIAMSNDTEFGLASYFYARDLGRVFRVAEALEYGMVGVNTGLISNEVAPFGGIKASGLGREGSKYGIEDYLEIKYLCLGI